One part of the Microlunatus elymi genome encodes these proteins:
- a CDS encoding alternate-type signal peptide domain-containing protein, with protein sequence MKKTAKGAIAASAAVVLLAGGAGSLAYWTDSASVDGGTINSGHLRLVTDDTNTGCTDWTLDGGDPYVAGTTEVVPGDVLTKTCAFTLEAAGDHLEGTVEASAANVTGDLAAALDVNVSGLTLNGEAASTFTEANDGQALGVDVSVTVRPESDNTTMDVSAVLDSITVTATQTHA encoded by the coding sequence ATGAAGAAGACTGCAAAGGGCGCCATTGCCGCTTCTGCCGCGGTGGTGCTGTTGGCCGGCGGCGCCGGATCGCTGGCCTACTGGACCGACAGCGCATCGGTCGACGGCGGCACGATCAACTCCGGTCACCTGCGTCTGGTGACCGACGACACAAACACCGGTTGTACCGACTGGACCCTCGACGGCGGCGACCCGTACGTGGCCGGCACCACCGAGGTCGTTCCGGGTGACGTACTGACCAAGACCTGCGCCTTCACCCTGGAGGCGGCCGGCGACCACCTGGAGGGGACGGTCGAGGCATCGGCAGCGAATGTGACCGGCGACTTGGCCGCCGCCCTCGACGTCAACGTCAGCGGACTCACGCTGAACGGCGAGGCGGCCAGCACCTTCACCGAGGCCAACGACGGGCAGGCGCTCGGCGTCGACGTCTCCGTGACCGTCCGGCCCGAATCCGACAACACGACGATGGATGTGTCGGCCGTGTTGGACAGCATCACGGTGACGGCGACCCAGACTCACGCCTGA
- a CDS encoding sensor histidine kinase, with product MSDLAVVSPQPGVFARGTLGRQLLIRVVLIVAAIAVLLSAASLFTTQQLMLQNTDSQLQGIVARLRAPDGTTADRLLQPGQPQGTLYAIFTGGATPAESGLLVKQQGHAPLERTSLPDQALSTLSDVPVDGNYHTVHLGSSLGAYRVTALSATYGNTPSSSVPATLVVGTSLSDVNHMLQQIIRVAVPLSLLAIIVAGLAVGIVVRRSLRPLNRVATTAQQVSQLQLDRGEVALAMRVPQADANPASEVGRVGQALNHMLDNVDGALAARQASETKLKQFIADASHELRNPLASISGYAELTRRGRDQLPADTAFALGRVESEARRMSRLVEDLLLLARLDSGPNIDIGPVDLTELLINAVSDARAAGQDHQWILDLDSASVGGDSMIITGDRYRLHQAVLNLLTNARTHTPAGTTVRVGLRVDRTDALITVADNGPGIPQKLQGQVFERFTRADSSRARTGDPSSGSTGLGLAIVAAVVEAHHGRVAVQSVPGSTEFSIRLPLPQR from the coding sequence GTGTCGGACCTGGCTGTCGTCTCGCCACAACCCGGAGTGTTCGCCCGCGGCACGCTGGGTCGGCAACTGCTGATCCGAGTGGTGCTGATCGTCGCCGCGATCGCCGTCCTGCTCAGTGCCGCCAGCCTGTTCACCACCCAGCAGTTGATGTTGCAGAACACCGACTCGCAGCTGCAGGGGATTGTCGCTCGGTTGCGGGCACCCGACGGGACAACGGCCGACCGGTTGCTGCAGCCCGGCCAACCGCAGGGCACGCTCTATGCGATCTTCACAGGCGGCGCGACCCCCGCCGAGTCCGGGCTGCTGGTCAAGCAGCAGGGGCATGCTCCGTTGGAACGGACTTCGTTGCCGGACCAAGCGTTGTCGACCCTGTCCGACGTCCCGGTGGACGGCAACTACCACACCGTGCATCTGGGTAGCTCGCTCGGCGCCTATCGAGTGACCGCTCTGTCCGCCACGTATGGCAACACACCCAGCTCATCGGTCCCGGCCACGCTGGTGGTCGGCACCTCCCTGTCCGACGTCAACCACATGCTGCAGCAGATCATCCGGGTCGCCGTCCCGCTGTCACTGCTGGCGATCATCGTTGCCGGACTGGCGGTCGGCATCGTGGTACGACGCAGCCTGCGGCCGCTCAATCGGGTTGCCACCACCGCCCAGCAGGTCTCCCAACTGCAGCTGGATCGCGGCGAGGTCGCGCTGGCGATGCGGGTGCCGCAGGCCGACGCCAATCCGGCGTCCGAGGTCGGCCGGGTCGGACAGGCGCTCAATCACATGCTGGACAACGTCGATGGGGCCTTGGCCGCACGGCAGGCCAGCGAGACCAAGCTCAAGCAGTTCATCGCCGACGCCTCCCACGAGCTGCGCAATCCGCTGGCCTCGATCAGCGGCTACGCGGAGCTGACCCGGCGCGGCCGTGATCAACTTCCTGCCGACACCGCGTTCGCGCTCGGCCGGGTCGAGTCCGAGGCCCGGCGGATGTCCCGTCTGGTCGAGGATCTGCTGCTGCTGGCCCGGCTCGACTCCGGACCCAACATCGACATCGGGCCGGTCGACCTGACCGAGTTGTTGATCAATGCCGTCAGTGACGCCCGCGCGGCCGGCCAAGATCATCAGTGGATTCTCGATCTCGACAGTGCCTCCGTCGGCGGAGATTCGATGATCATCACCGGCGATCGCTACCGGCTGCACCAGGCCGTACTGAACCTGCTGACCAACGCTCGCACCCACACCCCCGCGGGAACCACGGTCCGCGTCGGGCTGCGCGTCGACCGGACCGACGCCTTGATCACGGTCGCCGACAACGGCCCGGGGATCCCGCAAAAGCTGCAGGGGCAGGTGTTCGAACGGTTCACCCGTGCCGACAGCAGCCGCGCCCGCACCGGCGATCCCAGCAGCGGCAGCACCGGACTCGGACTGGCCATCGTCGCCGCCGTGGTCGAGGCCCATCACGGACGAGTGGCCGTGCAGAGCGTTCCCGGCAGCACCGAGTTCAGCATCAGGCTGCCGCTGCCGCAGCGCTGA
- a CDS encoding SipW-dependent-type signal peptide-containing protein — protein sequence MADKRRTRRSLRSMRIRAALALGAVACVGVAGTYAYWTDSVPVSGVTISTGTLDLKINNADSLPNYTALNLTGMVPGNSSAAVLTVRNGGTVPLTYYADSTAGGTLGSAFTVKITADTATGGSGSSKTCPGSTLTGTGTSFGNNLIGSSANPRSLAVSGSESLCIQVTLPNSATSSLQGTSSNVTLTFNAEQVH from the coding sequence GTGGCTGACAAGAGACGGACTCGGCGCAGCCTGCGCTCGATGCGGATACGAGCCGCGCTCGCGTTGGGCGCCGTGGCCTGCGTCGGCGTGGCCGGCACCTACGCCTACTGGACCGACAGTGTCCCGGTCAGCGGCGTGACCATCTCCACCGGCACACTTGATCTCAAGATCAACAACGCCGATTCGCTACCGAACTACACCGCACTGAATCTCACCGGCATGGTGCCGGGCAACTCGAGCGCGGCCGTGCTGACGGTCCGCAACGGCGGCACCGTCCCGTTGACCTACTATGCCGATTCGACGGCCGGCGGAACCCTCGGTAGCGCGTTCACGGTCAAGATCACTGCAGACACCGCGACCGGCGGTTCCGGCAGCAGCAAGACCTGTCCCGGCAGCACCTTGACCGGCACCGGAACCAGCTTCGGCAACAACCTGATCGGATCCAGCGCCAACCCGCGATCGCTGGCCGTCAGCGGATCTGAATCGCTGTGCATACAGGTGACACTGCCGAACTCGGCGACCTCCAGCCTGCAGGGCACCAGCAGCAACGTCACGCTGACGTTCAATGCCGAGCAGGTGCACTGA
- a CDS encoding LPXTG cell wall anchor domain-containing protein — protein MKIIWRAGIALAITTGLLTALPSAPAHAQDEVLLSRDRHSWAPGLDRPLFDPTTHWVPGDVAESAFWVRNAAVTAGTLGLALNVDAEDRLLRTGIVRITARVAGSDWVALVPDGVQQRLDPSLPSGAETKIIIRVRYRWSADNSTQYELSPLNLRVTLTQSTATDHRPPTGHAHPPLPHTGNMIAGWLAPVGGLLIGVGLVLVLVRSRRPRRTGGDRG, from the coding sequence ATGAAGATCATCTGGCGCGCAGGCATCGCCTTGGCGATCACGACCGGTCTGCTGACGGCGCTGCCGTCGGCCCCGGCGCACGCCCAGGACGAGGTGCTGCTCAGCCGTGATCGACACAGCTGGGCGCCGGGACTGGACCGGCCGCTCTTCGATCCCACGACCCACTGGGTCCCCGGCGATGTGGCTGAATCCGCCTTCTGGGTAAGGAATGCGGCCGTCACAGCGGGGACACTCGGCCTCGCGTTGAACGTTGACGCCGAAGATCGCCTGCTGAGGACCGGCATCGTCCGGATCACGGCTCGGGTCGCGGGCAGCGACTGGGTTGCACTGGTTCCCGACGGCGTGCAGCAACGGCTGGACCCGTCGCTGCCATCGGGCGCCGAGACCAAGATCATCATCCGAGTTCGTTATCGCTGGTCTGCCGACAACTCAACCCAGTACGAGCTCAGTCCGCTGAACCTCCGAGTGACGCTGACGCAATCGACAGCCACTGATCACCGACCACCGACCGGTCACGCCCATCCGCCACTTCCCCATACCGGCAACATGATCGCCGGCTGGCTGGCCCCCGTCGGCGGACTGTTGATCGGTGTCGGCCTGGTGCTGGTGCTGGTGCGATCCCGGCGTCCACGTCGTACGGGAGGCGATCGTGGCTGA
- a CDS encoding DoxX family protein — MARFLQIARDLALLLARVGLGFVLIMHGWRRWQVQGVESQIAYLRRFGTPFADYAAWGGTLLELIGGVFLIVGALTPLVAAAVVVEQVLIISYTAWSNFFITHVRGDTVTWQRGYEYNLIIGLLALLLVVFGGGRIAIDRLFRRNRAANDELTTDQT, encoded by the coding sequence ATGGCTCGTTTCCTCCAGATCGCCCGCGACCTGGCACTGCTGTTGGCCCGGGTCGGATTGGGGTTCGTGTTGATCATGCACGGCTGGCGGCGCTGGCAGGTGCAGGGCGTCGAGAGCCAGATCGCCTACCTGCGTCGCTTCGGCACACCGTTCGCCGATTACGCCGCCTGGGGCGGCACCCTGCTCGAGCTGATCGGCGGGGTCTTCCTGATCGTCGGTGCCCTCACCCCGTTGGTGGCTGCCGCGGTCGTGGTCGAACAGGTGTTGATCATCTCGTACACGGCCTGGTCGAACTTCTTCATCACGCACGTCCGGGGCGACACCGTGACCTGGCAACGCGGCTACGAATACAACCTGATCATCGGGTTGCTGGCCCTGCTGCTGGTCGTCTTCGGCGGCGGTCGGATTGCGATCGATCGGCTGTTCCGCCGCAACCGCGCCGCGAACGACGAGCTCACCACCGATCAGACCTGA
- a CDS encoding signal peptidase I gives MSKITGGLISRSTMIRPSVIIGWVGRILLWMIILGCLAILLLTVLIPRLAGATPYTIMTGSMRPALPPGTLVVVRPVPVERIGVGSVITYQLKSGQPTVVTHRVISQGTNGKGELRFRTQGDANDVADQAWVRSVQIRGEVWYALPFLGYPAQLITGRQHQLLVYLLSVVLLGYAVFMFASAVRDRRRPRRSQQREVQKAA, from the coding sequence ATGAGCAAGATCACCGGCGGACTCATCAGCCGGTCGACGATGATCAGACCGTCCGTGATCATCGGCTGGGTCGGCCGCATCCTGCTCTGGATGATCATCCTCGGCTGCTTGGCGATCCTGCTGCTCACGGTGCTGATCCCTCGGCTGGCCGGCGCCACCCCGTACACGATCATGACCGGTTCGATGCGACCTGCACTGCCACCCGGGACGCTCGTGGTGGTCAGGCCGGTCCCGGTGGAACGAATCGGTGTCGGCTCGGTGATCACCTACCAGCTGAAGTCGGGACAACCCACGGTGGTGACGCACCGGGTGATCAGTCAAGGCACGAACGGCAAGGGAGAGCTGCGATTCCGGACCCAGGGAGATGCCAACGACGTCGCAGACCAGGCCTGGGTGCGGTCGGTCCAGATCCGCGGTGAGGTCTGGTACGCGCTGCCTTTCCTCGGCTACCCAGCCCAGTTGATCACCGGCCGGCAGCACCAACTGCTGGTGTATCTGCTCAGTGTCGTGTTGCTGGGTTATGCCGTCTTCATGTTCGCCTCCGCGGTCCGCGATCGCCGTAGGCCGCGCAGGTCACAGCAGCGGGAGGTGCAGAAGGCAGCATGA
- a CDS encoding response regulator transcription factor — MTRPDGTPIRVLAVDDEQSLTELLSMAMRYEGWQVTTAGSGNDAVRAAREVRPDVIVLDMMLPDFDGLEVMRRIRTEDPDVPVIFLTAKDAVEDRIGGLTAGGDDYVTKPFSLEELIARLRGLLRRSGAGAARDDSSLVVGDLVLNEDSHEVYRAGQEIHLTATEFELLRYLMRNPRRVLSKAQILDRVWNYDFGGQANVVELYISYLRKKIDANRSPMIHTMRGAGYVLRPAAD, encoded by the coding sequence ATGACCCGACCGGACGGCACCCCGATCCGGGTGCTGGCGGTCGACGACGAGCAGAGCCTGACCGAACTGCTGTCGATGGCGATGCGGTACGAGGGTTGGCAGGTCACCACGGCCGGTTCCGGCAACGACGCGGTCCGCGCGGCCCGCGAGGTACGGCCCGACGTGATCGTGCTGGACATGATGTTGCCGGACTTCGACGGGTTGGAGGTGATGCGCAGGATCCGTACCGAGGACCCGGACGTGCCGGTGATCTTCCTGACCGCCAAGGACGCGGTCGAGGACCGGATCGGCGGGCTGACCGCCGGCGGCGACGACTACGTGACCAAGCCGTTCAGCCTGGAGGAGTTGATCGCCCGGCTGCGCGGACTGCTCCGCCGCAGCGGCGCCGGTGCCGCCCGCGACGACTCCAGCCTGGTGGTCGGCGACCTGGTGCTGAACGAGGACTCGCACGAGGTCTACCGCGCCGGTCAGGAGATCCACCTGACTGCGACCGAGTTCGAGCTGCTGCGCTATCTGATGCGTAACCCGCGCCGGGTGCTGTCCAAGGCGCAGATCCTGGACCGGGTCTGGAACTACGACTTCGGCGGTCAGGCCAACGTGGTCGAGCTCTACATCTCCTACCTGCGCAAGAAGATCGACGCCAACCGGTCACCGATGATCCACACCATGCGCGGCGCGGGCTACGTGCTGCGCCCCGCCGCCGACTGA